A genome region from Alicyclobacillus acidocaldarius subsp. acidocaldarius DSM 446 includes the following:
- the cobA gene encoding uroporphyrinogen-III C-methyltransferase, with protein MAYGRVALVGAGPGHPGLLTERARALVEQADVVVFDRLVSPRLLMHAKPDAALLYAGKAPGCHALAQRDIEAMLVDLARHHGLVVRLKGGDPLVFGRGAEEASALREAGVPFELVPGVTSAVAVPAFAGIPVTLRGVSRSFAVATGHAGDGLRAHLDALAGAETLVLLMGVAELPRIAAELIARGISADTPAAIVAWGSRAKQRSLRATLATLAAEAERRGIGSPAVIVIGDVAADASLGSWFESMPRFGERHLLFASSMREALAHAAQLEAEGAEVLAHTWDRARSLRTADVDAAVSMSAHGKPVGFAFRTALGVETWLCAVQRAGLDLRRLSNLKLAAVDGYVAQALRDRGLAPDARSLGEMARMPVEVWFAEAPGSGRDADVEAACRASGAEVRPLHLLGPRFVPAVSAPWQPFVRAWRDIVAEWLADGPADLWALGDPALLRPLAVDVGMGGEPLRRADAFGLAAAEAVCGA; from the coding sequence ATGGCATATGGCCGCGTGGCGCTCGTCGGCGCCGGCCCTGGCCACCCGGGGCTTTTGACCGAGCGCGCCCGAGCGCTCGTCGAACAGGCGGATGTGGTGGTCTTTGACAGGTTGGTCTCGCCGCGCCTGCTCATGCACGCGAAACCGGACGCCGCGCTTTTGTACGCCGGCAAGGCGCCGGGCTGCCACGCGCTCGCGCAGCGGGACATTGAGGCGATGCTCGTCGATTTGGCGCGCCATCACGGCCTCGTCGTCCGCCTCAAGGGGGGCGATCCGCTCGTGTTTGGCCGCGGCGCGGAGGAAGCGTCCGCCCTGCGCGAGGCGGGCGTGCCGTTCGAGCTGGTGCCAGGCGTCACGTCGGCCGTCGCCGTGCCCGCGTTTGCGGGCATTCCAGTGACCTTGCGCGGCGTGAGCCGCTCGTTCGCCGTGGCAACCGGGCACGCGGGCGACGGTCTCCGGGCGCACCTCGACGCCCTCGCGGGGGCCGAGACGCTGGTCCTGCTCATGGGCGTCGCCGAACTGCCGCGCATTGCAGCGGAGCTCATCGCCCGGGGCATCTCCGCCGACACGCCGGCCGCCATCGTGGCGTGGGGCTCGCGCGCCAAGCAGCGGTCCCTGCGCGCGACGCTTGCCACGCTGGCCGCCGAGGCGGAGCGGCGGGGCATCGGATCGCCCGCCGTGATCGTCATCGGCGACGTGGCGGCGGATGCGTCGCTCGGCTCGTGGTTCGAATCCATGCCGCGCTTCGGCGAACGCCACCTCCTCTTTGCGTCGTCCATGCGCGAGGCGCTCGCGCACGCGGCGCAGCTTGAGGCCGAGGGGGCGGAGGTGCTCGCCCACACGTGGGATCGAGCGCGGAGTTTGCGAACGGCTGACGTGGACGCTGCGGTGTCCATGTCGGCGCACGGCAAGCCGGTGGGCTTCGCCTTCCGCACGGCGCTCGGCGTTGAGACGTGGCTCTGCGCCGTGCAGCGCGCCGGATTGGATCTGCGCCGGCTCTCGAATCTCAAGCTCGCCGCCGTCGACGGCTACGTCGCGCAGGCCCTGCGCGATCGCGGCCTTGCGCCCGACGCCCGCTCGCTCGGCGAGATGGCGCGGATGCCCGTGGAGGTGTGGTTCGCCGAGGCGCCCGGCTCGGGCCGCGACGCGGACGTGGAGGCGGCCTGCAGGGCGAGCGGCGCCGAGGTGCGGCCGCTTCATCTCCTGGGCCCGCGGTTCGTGCCGGCCGTGTCCGCGCCCTGGCAGCCGTTCGTGCGGGCGTGGCGCGACATCGTCGCCGAGTGGCTCGCCGACGGCCCGGCCGACCTGTGGGCGCTCGGCGATCCCGCCCTGTTGCGGCCGCTCGCCGTCGACGTGGGGATGGGCGGCGAGCCGCTGCGCCGCGCCGACGCGTTCGGGCTCGCGGCCGCCGAGGCGGTGTGCGGCGCATGA
- a CDS encoding NADPH-dependent assimilatory sulfite reductase hemoprotein subunit → MSEEKLSKVEIIKKNSRFLRGSLQEELQNDASHFTEEAVQVLKFHGTYQQDDRDLRRELTKQGKERHYIMMIRARIPGGVLSADQYLVFDRLADEYGNGTMRITTRQTFQLHGVLKRNLKSTIRRINEALITTLGGCGDQVRNTVGCAHPHQGPFEDAVRRDLLRLVDETSAKTNAYHEIWLDGERVDPEVDRARETLYGETYLPRKFKIGFAYEGDNCSDVYSNDIGIVAHRDGENVAGYTLLIGGGMGRTASDKETHPALAKPFAFVTPGELVDVVKAIITIQRDHGNRENRKFARMKYLVESRGIDWFREEAERRLGKRLAPPRELVWHSSDDHLGRIEDGDKVHLGLYVENGRIADKPGFPLKSALAAAIAKYRPTVRLTTQQNLILADLAPEAADALQAELAAQGIRLPDAYSPVKLRSMACPAMPTCGLAIAESERVFPKVVERLEAVLAELGLAEEPITVRMTGCANGCARPYIAEIGFVGRVIGKYDIFLGANVAGTRLNARFCEMVPFDDLVPTLRPVLELYRDERLPGERFGDFCHRVGIERLKEAVPVS, encoded by the coding sequence GTGTCTGAGGAGAAGCTGTCCAAGGTCGAGATCATCAAGAAGAACAGCCGCTTCCTGCGCGGGTCGCTTCAGGAGGAGCTCCAGAACGACGCCTCTCATTTCACCGAAGAGGCCGTGCAGGTGCTCAAGTTTCACGGCACGTACCAGCAGGACGATCGCGACCTGCGCCGAGAGCTGACCAAGCAGGGCAAGGAACGTCATTACATCATGATGATCCGCGCCCGCATCCCGGGCGGTGTCTTGAGCGCGGATCAATACCTCGTGTTCGACCGCTTGGCCGACGAGTACGGCAACGGCACCATGCGCATCACCACGCGCCAGACCTTTCAGCTCCACGGCGTGCTGAAGCGAAACCTGAAGTCCACGATTCGCCGCATCAACGAGGCGCTCATCACGACGCTCGGCGGCTGTGGCGATCAGGTCCGCAACACCGTCGGCTGCGCGCATCCGCACCAGGGCCCGTTCGAGGACGCGGTCCGCCGGGATCTGCTCCGGCTCGTGGACGAGACGAGCGCCAAGACGAATGCGTACCACGAGATCTGGCTCGACGGCGAGCGGGTGGACCCGGAGGTCGATCGCGCCCGTGAGACGCTGTACGGCGAAACGTACCTGCCGCGCAAGTTCAAGATTGGCTTCGCCTACGAAGGTGACAACTGCTCGGACGTGTACTCGAACGACATCGGTATCGTGGCCCACCGGGACGGCGAGAACGTGGCCGGGTACACGCTCCTCATCGGCGGCGGCATGGGGCGCACCGCGAGCGACAAAGAGACGCACCCAGCGCTCGCGAAGCCCTTTGCGTTCGTCACCCCGGGCGAGCTCGTCGACGTCGTCAAGGCCATCATCACCATCCAACGCGATCACGGCAACCGCGAGAACCGCAAGTTCGCCCGCATGAAGTACCTCGTCGAGTCGCGCGGGATCGACTGGTTCCGCGAGGAAGCCGAGCGCCGTTTGGGGAAAAGGCTCGCGCCGCCGCGCGAACTCGTCTGGCACTCGAGCGACGATCACCTGGGCCGCATCGAGGATGGCGACAAGGTGCACCTCGGGCTGTACGTGGAAAACGGCCGGATCGCCGATAAGCCAGGTTTTCCGCTCAAGTCGGCGCTCGCGGCCGCCATCGCGAAGTACCGCCCGACCGTGCGCCTCACGACGCAGCAAAACTTGATCCTGGCCGATCTCGCCCCCGAGGCGGCCGACGCCCTCCAGGCGGAGCTCGCCGCGCAGGGCATCCGCCTGCCGGACGCGTACTCGCCCGTCAAGCTGCGTTCCATGGCCTGCCCGGCCATGCCGACGTGCGGGCTCGCCATCGCGGAATCCGAGCGCGTGTTCCCGAAGGTCGTGGAGCGCCTCGAGGCGGTGCTCGCGGAACTCGGCCTCGCGGAGGAGCCCATCACCGTCCGCATGACCGGCTGCGCCAACGGGTGCGCGCGGCCGTACATCGCGGAGATTGGCTTTGTCGGCCGCGTCATCGGCAAGTACGACATCTTCCTCGGCGCCAACGTCGCCGGCACGCGCCTCAACGCGCGTTTTTGCGAGATGGTGCCGTTTGACGATCTCGTCCCGACGCTTCGCCCGGTGCTCGAGCTGTACCGCGACGAGCGGCTGCCCGGCGAGCGGTTCGGGGATTTCTGCCACCGCGTCGGGATCGAGCGGCTGAAGGAAGCCGTCCCGGTCTCGTGA
- a CDS encoding phosphoadenylyl-sulfate reductase has protein sequence MAVTLEEAAWIEELAATYEEARPEDILREALRRVPNITFACSFGAEDMVILDMLMSIDQQADVFYLDTNVLFPETYELIERAVAKYGIPNLHQVLPKLTLEEQAAQYGDALWSRDPNLCCKIRKVEPLAAFLAGYDGWITGIRREQAPTRRNAKVFEWDAKFNIVKVNPLVRWTEKDVWNYIVERGVPYNPLHDRNYPSIGCLHCTRPVKPGEDPRSGRWAGFDKTECGLHADQ, from the coding sequence ATGGCTGTGACCCTGGAAGAGGCGGCGTGGATTGAGGAGTTGGCCGCGACGTACGAAGAGGCGCGACCGGAGGACATCTTGCGCGAAGCGCTGCGCAGGGTGCCGAACATCACGTTTGCGTGCTCGTTCGGCGCCGAGGACATGGTGATCCTCGACATGCTGATGTCCATCGACCAGCAGGCCGACGTGTTCTATCTCGACACCAACGTGTTGTTTCCCGAGACGTACGAATTGATTGAACGGGCCGTCGCCAAGTACGGCATCCCGAACCTGCACCAGGTGCTTCCGAAGCTCACGCTCGAGGAGCAGGCGGCCCAATACGGCGACGCGCTCTGGAGCCGCGATCCGAACCTGTGCTGCAAGATCCGCAAGGTCGAACCGCTCGCGGCGTTTCTCGCGGGCTACGACGGCTGGATCACCGGCATCCGGCGCGAACAGGCGCCGACGCGGCGCAACGCCAAGGTGTTCGAGTGGGACGCGAAGTTCAACATCGTCAAAGTCAATCCGCTCGTGCGCTGGACGGAGAAGGACGTGTGGAACTACATCGTGGAACGCGGCGTCCCCTACAACCCCTTGCACGATCGCAACTATCCGTCCATCGGATGCCTGCACTGCACGCGTCCCGTGAAGCCAGGCGAAGACCCGCGGAGCGGCCGCTGGGCCGGCTTCGACAAGACCGAGTGCGGCCTTCACGCCGATCAGTGA